In the genome of Fulvivirga maritima, one region contains:
- a CDS encoding VWA domain-containing protein — translation MQKPALIFESSPWFILLCVLAGVGYAYLLYSKNGPWSIQTKRVLFALRAFAVAALAALLVSPVLKQVINNVEEPTIVVAIDNSGSIPEVNDSYMLVQVKNKLSELGQEVSDGQRIEYRTLSGEVSPKLPEQIAYSEQVTDLNSFLDKIKSDYEGRNLGSVVLVSDGIYNQGISPTFSDYSFKIHTIGLGDTIPKSDISISSLLYNKVSYQGNKFPLAVQVDQKNFDNQTVAVSVSKSGKLIDRKEVVLGRSGEPKEVSFLVDAENSGFQRYQVAVERKEGEFTYSNNIKQAYVEVIEGKEQIAIVAAAPHPDIKAIKAAIESNANYSIDEYIMSIPKDITSLNAATKKYDLVIFHQLPDGRNIDNRFRQKMAKEEISTLYVYGGNTRMSSFNQVNGILSMQAVPNEFDNVEASFNQGFSSFKLTDELQQAFKNWPPIVVPFGRINQDQGVEVMLNQKVGSIVTAKPLIAVSAEGSMKKGLILADGIWKWRMFDYANEGNNDLFNELITKLVQYLSSKEDKRKFKVYPIKNEFLTNEKVVFDTEVYNELYERVYGNKIDLVLENSEGDTFSYSYVTNENNTSYVISGLAEGVYQYRATTLLGNDRREVKGEFLVKELQLENINLTADFNLLRKLSGQSGGEFYKSSELDELESHLVENKAKGIIHSQEKYLPFIQLKWLFFLLLGLLSVEWFIRKYSGSY, via the coding sequence ATGCAGAAACCAGCGTTAATTTTTGAAAGCTCGCCTTGGTTCATTTTACTATGTGTATTAGCAGGTGTAGGTTATGCCTATTTGCTGTATAGTAAAAATGGGCCATGGTCTATACAAACCAAAAGAGTATTATTTGCACTTAGAGCGTTCGCAGTAGCGGCTTTGGCTGCTTTATTAGTTTCTCCTGTTTTGAAGCAGGTAATTAATAATGTTGAAGAGCCCACTATTGTAGTGGCTATTGATAACTCTGGCTCTATTCCTGAAGTGAATGATAGCTATATGCTGGTTCAGGTAAAAAACAAACTTAGCGAATTAGGGCAGGAAGTGTCTGACGGGCAGCGTATAGAATACCGAACGCTCTCAGGAGAAGTTTCCCCAAAATTACCAGAGCAGATAGCGTATTCTGAGCAGGTTACTGATCTTAATTCATTCCTTGATAAAATAAAATCGGATTATGAAGGTCGGAACTTGGGTTCGGTAGTATTAGTTTCTGATGGCATCTATAATCAGGGCATCTCACCTACCTTTTCTGACTATAGCTTTAAAATTCACACCATCGGGCTGGGAGATACTATTCCTAAATCAGATATATCTATATCTTCACTGCTGTATAATAAGGTGTCTTACCAAGGAAATAAATTTCCTCTTGCAGTTCAGGTAGATCAAAAGAATTTTGATAATCAGACGGTGGCCGTCTCAGTAAGCAAGAGCGGAAAGCTGATAGATAGAAAGGAAGTAGTACTGGGCAGATCAGGAGAACCTAAAGAGGTATCATTTCTGGTTGATGCTGAGAATAGTGGTTTTCAGCGCTACCAAGTGGCTGTAGAGCGCAAGGAAGGTGAATTCACCTATTCTAATAATATAAAGCAGGCCTATGTGGAAGTAATAGAAGGGAAGGAGCAAATAGCTATTGTGGCTGCGGCACCTCACCCAGATATTAAAGCTATTAAGGCGGCCATAGAAAGTAATGCCAATTATAGCATTGATGAATATATAATGAGTATCCCTAAAGATATTACCAGCCTAAATGCAGCTACCAAAAAATATGATTTAGTTATTTTTCATCAATTGCCAGATGGTAGAAATATAGATAACAGGTTTAGGCAAAAAATGGCTAAAGAGGAGATTTCTACCTTATATGTGTATGGGGGCAATACTAGAATGTCGTCTTTTAACCAGGTTAATGGAATTCTTTCCATGCAAGCCGTGCCTAATGAATTCGATAATGTGGAGGCCTCGTTTAATCAGGGTTTTTCCAGTTTTAAGCTAACTGATGAATTGCAACAGGCTTTTAAAAATTGGCCACCAATTGTAGTGCCGTTCGGTAGAATTAATCAGGATCAAGGAGTTGAAGTGATGCTTAATCAGAAGGTGGGCAGCATTGTTACTGCTAAGCCGCTGATAGCTGTGAGTGCAGAAGGAAGCATGAAAAAAGGCCTCATTCTAGCTGATGGAATCTGGAAATGGAGGATGTTTGACTATGCTAATGAAGGTAATAATGATCTTTTTAATGAGCTAATTACTAAGCTGGTGCAGTACCTTTCTTCTAAAGAAGATAAGAGGAAGTTTAAAGTTTATCCGATAAAGAATGAATTTCTGACTAATGAAAAAGTCGTTTTTGACACTGAAGTGTATAACGAACTTTATGAACGCGTTTACGGAAATAAAATAGATTTGGTCCTTGAAAACTCAGAAGGAGATACCTTCAGTTATTCCTACGTGACCAATGAAAATAATACCAGTTATGTGATAAGTGGCCTGGCTGAAGGGGTATATCAATACAGAGCTACTACCTTGTTGGGCAATGATAGGAGAGAGGTAAAAGGAGAGTTTTTGGTGAAAGAATTGCAGCTGGAAAATATTAACCTGACCGCTGATTTTAATTTATTACGTAAACTCTCAGGTCAGTCTGGTGGCGAGTTTTATAAATCATCTGAATTAGATGAGCTGGAGAGTCATTTGGTTGAAAATAAAGCTAAGGGAATTATCCATAGTCAAGAGAAATATTTGCCTTTTATACAGTTAAAATGGCTTTTCTTTTTGCTCTTAGGGCTTCTGTCTGTGGAGTGGTTTATAAGAAAGTATAGTGGGTCTTATTGA
- a CDS encoding outer membrane protein assembly factor BamB family protein: MKKTLFFTLSLLMLFISSITYSQEKLWKVNLKSKLNSVSWIEQANNGVIIAAGDKGLMALNNTTGEEIWFNSELKAVDRNSFQNIEGLPLFFAEYFPLAGKKRALIINAATGDIVYSTKTDGYSIKTYHIIPQEACILFELVSEGERNLMKFSLKTWEEEWTVNLGKIKGLTNKLNNLAGMSFITQGPIFTQKDELIIAIKSDIYTINKNTGELSWEFEADKPITALVYSDLNNSLYLGVKKSNRLTVLDPSTGKDITPGKLKLKGTMLDIVEDEAGHLVLVETEGFNLIDPKSGELIWKKSYKIEFLDEVIPYKDGFIAIGKDEKNGSISFVDKDGKKVWDSKVKGYAYYATPTKAGVLYISTQRSNILSYKDGKDVWDKDVKFKSIPAVTFDEKENKVVLFENENAYKFDLETGVITLFAEDVELEEVKRSTPLEAEYLTTGYFISADQHASLLSPKGEIIYTKYFPPVTSVGGLTNLAQTGLAMAGIDIDIEGSLNNLKTLKSLGNGAYRTAGDQNEGTSSTNVVAGLYVGPDSEHMSPVFEITKTRYFNSKNSKDHKFILTKQKNEDSGRNFIFAINKSTGEIDYKIELIDKTPSYIVDEVDKRVFVNENNQELTCYEL, encoded by the coding sequence ATGAAAAAGACTTTATTTTTTACATTATCATTATTGATGTTATTCATATCATCAATAACTTATTCTCAAGAAAAATTGTGGAAAGTCAACCTAAAATCTAAGCTTAATAGCGTAAGCTGGATAGAGCAAGCAAATAATGGAGTAATTATAGCCGCTGGAGACAAGGGACTTATGGCTTTAAACAACACCACAGGAGAAGAAATATGGTTTAACAGCGAATTAAAAGCGGTTGATCGTAATTCATTTCAAAACATTGAAGGTTTACCTCTATTTTTCGCAGAGTATTTTCCGCTGGCAGGAAAGAAAAGAGCCTTAATCATTAATGCAGCTACCGGTGACATAGTTTATAGCACTAAAACGGATGGCTACAGCATTAAAACATATCACATTATACCTCAAGAGGCTTGTATTCTTTTTGAACTAGTTAGTGAAGGGGAAAGAAACCTTATGAAGTTTAGCCTTAAAACCTGGGAAGAAGAATGGACCGTTAATCTAGGTAAAATTAAAGGCCTAACTAATAAGTTAAATAACTTGGCCGGAATGAGCTTTATTACACAAGGCCCAATATTCACTCAAAAAGACGAACTTATTATAGCCATAAAATCAGACATTTATACTATAAACAAAAATACAGGTGAACTTAGCTGGGAATTTGAAGCGGACAAACCAATAACTGCTTTGGTATATTCAGACCTTAACAACAGCTTATACCTAGGTGTAAAAAAGAGCAATAGACTAACCGTATTAGATCCTTCTACAGGTAAAGACATTACTCCAGGTAAACTGAAGTTAAAAGGCACCATGCTGGACATTGTTGAAGATGAAGCAGGACATCTTGTATTAGTAGAAACAGAAGGATTCAACTTAATAGACCCTAAAAGCGGTGAACTAATTTGGAAAAAAAGTTATAAAATCGAATTTCTTGATGAAGTTATCCCCTACAAAGATGGTTTTATAGCAATTGGTAAAGACGAAAAAAATGGATCTATCTCATTTGTTGACAAAGACGGAAAAAAAGTTTGGGACAGCAAAGTGAAAGGTTATGCTTACTACGCAACACCAACAAAAGCTGGAGTTCTATATATTTCAACTCAAAGATCTAATATTCTTAGCTACAAAGATGGAAAAGACGTTTGGGATAAAGACGTTAAATTCAAGTCTATCCCAGCTGTAACTTTTGACGAAAAAGAAAACAAAGTAGTCCTTTTTGAAAATGAAAATGCCTATAAATTTGACTTAGAAACTGGCGTGATCACATTATTTGCTGAGGATGTTGAATTGGAAGAAGTAAAAAGATCAACGCCATTAGAAGCGGAATATTTAACAACAGGATACTTTATCTCTGCAGATCAACACGCTTCTCTTCTTAGCCCTAAGGGTGAGATAATATACACTAAGTATTTCCCTCCTGTTACTTCAGTTGGAGGATTAACTAACTTGGCTCAAACTGGTTTAGCTATGGCTGGCATAGATATAGACATAGAAGGTTCATTAAATAACCTTAAAACTCTTAAAAGCCTAGGTAATGGTGCTTATAGAACTGCTGGAGACCAAAATGAAGGTACTTCATCAACTAATGTAGTTGCAGGTTTATATGTAGGACCAGATTCTGAGCATATGTCACCCGTGTTTGAAATTACCAAAACGAGATATTTCAACTCTAAAAACTCTAAGGACCACAAGTTCATTTTAACCAAACAAAAAAACGAAGATAGTGGCCGTAATTTCATCTTTGCTATAAACAAAAGCACTGGAGAAATTGACTATAAAATAGAGCTAATAGATAAAACACCTAGCTATATTGTAGATGAAGTTGATAAAAGAGTTTTCGTAAACGAAAACAATCAAGAATTAACTTGCTACGAGCTATAA